A region of Candidatus Binatia bacterium DNA encodes the following proteins:
- a CDS encoding HNH endonuclease, with translation MLYQGIARAVDDQYQTFDFVSWCKYGTARETLGLVGGAMPVPRVILLVSYDRVPRRHVRFTRANVYARDRDTCQYCGRRFPRSELNLDHVVPRSQGGLSTWDNVVCSCHNCNRRKGGRTPEQCGIRLLRKPTRPAWTPFLGETFGLRHYGEWRPFLSFLDGSLRDVG, from the coding sequence ACTTCGTCTCCTGGTGCAAGTACGGCACGGCGCGCGAAACGCTGGGTCTCGTCGGGGGCGCGATGCCGGTTCCCCGGGTCATCCTGCTCGTGAGCTACGATCGTGTACCGCGACGTCACGTCCGCTTCACGCGCGCCAACGTCTACGCGCGCGACCGCGACACCTGCCAATATTGTGGCCGACGCTTTCCGCGTAGCGAGCTCAACCTCGACCACGTCGTGCCGCGTTCGCAGGGCGGTCTCTCGACGTGGGACAACGTCGTGTGCTCGTGCCACAACTGCAATCGACGCAAGGGCGGGCGGACGCCCGAGCAGTGCGGGATCCGGCTGCTGCGCAAGCCGACCCGTCCGGCGTGGACGCCGTTTCTCGGCGAGACGTTCGGCCTCCGCCACTACGGGGAGTGGCGGCCGTTCCTGTCGTTTCTCGACGGATCCCTGCGCGACGTGGGCTGA